The nucleotide sequence CTACGCCGTTCGAAAACAGCAGTAGGGGAGTTGAAGCACAGGCCGGTTCCCGTTTGCACACGAAGCTAAAGCTTATGGTTTGGTTTTATTTGTTGTTCAAAGCTAAACCCAAAAGATTCAGCGACATTGCAATTATACACAGACCTTATCGGTTTCGGTCTAAAGTCCGTATTAGGCTTGGGTTTTGTTGTTAAACGTGTTTTCCGCCATTCTATTTTAACGGACCTACAAGAATGGGAAGTTGGGTGCAGCTCCACTTGCATAATCAATTCGGCACTAGTTTTTTTACTCAATAACTTTATAAAGGGAGGGGAGGAGGCTGCCTTTTCAAATTTTGGACTTTATTCGACTCAAAGTTTCTTGTGAGATGTTAATATAAGAAGCTACAATCTTGTTCGGTAAACGCTTGACAATGTTCGGATTTATTTTAAATAATTGTTTGTATCGCTCTGATGCATCTAGGGTAGTAAATGAAATTAATCTTTTAGCGTTGTTTACATACGCCTTTTCCAAATAGATACTGTAAAAGTCCTTCCATTTGGGAACAAGGGTGATCAGATGTCTAAAGTCTTCGTGGGTGATATATAAAAGCTCACTGTTTTCGATGACTTGAATGCTTTCTTGTGCGGGTTCATTCGTTATAAAACTAACCAGTTCTGTAGCGAATTGATTTTCAAATGCAATGTAACGGGTGACGTCTTTGCCTTCCTCATCTATGTAAAATAGCCTTAGGCAACCTTTTTTCACGAAATAGCTCACCTGACTATGTTTACCGTGTGAAAGTAAAATTTCATTTTTACTTTTTTTGATGCTTTTAAAATAAGATAGCACGGTTTTTAAATCGTCATCTTCTATATGAATGTTCTTTTGTATGAAATTCGCGAGCTCAATATAATTTGTCATTTAGTAGTAATCTCTAACAAATTTACGATAATGAATAATGTCTTGTATGGATACGACCATCAAATCATGTTCGTGGGCAAACCGTGTAATCGTGTCAATTTTTGCCAT is from Zobellia galactanivorans and encodes:
- a CDS encoding Crp/Fnr family transcriptional regulator, whose protein sequence is MTNYIELANFIQKNIHIEDDDLKTVLSYFKSIKKSKNEILLSHGKHSQVSYFVKKGCLRLFYIDEEGKDVTRYIAFENQFATELVSFITNEPAQESIQVIENSELLYITHEDFRHLITLVPKWKDFYSIYLEKAYVNNAKRLISFTTLDASERYKQLFKINPNIVKRLPNKIVASYINISQETLSRIKSKI